One Podarcis muralis chromosome Z, rPodMur119.hap1.1, whole genome shotgun sequence DNA segment encodes these proteins:
- the GPR21 gene encoding putative G-protein coupled receptor 21, which yields MNASLDGSNHSSSRPFCLLDAGYPEALDICLLELIVIVFLTVLIISGNIVVIFVFHCAPLLNHHTTSYFIQTMAYADLLVGVSCLVPSLSLLHYRVTFLPESVICKAFGYVVSVLKSVSMTSLACISVDRYIAITKPLSYNTLVTPCRLRVCILFIWLYSGAVFLPAFFDWGKPGYHGDVFQWCADSWDTWAIFTLFIIIMLYAPAAFVVCFTYFSIFRICQQHTKEINERRVRFSSQEGEAADAQPCPDKRYAMVLLRITSVFYILWLPYIIYFLLESSSVYHSRAASFLTTWLAISNSFCNCVIYSLSNSVFQKGLKRLSGAVCVSCARHRAPKESSASRSKRPSNGCHA from the coding sequence atgaatgcctctcTCGATGGTagcaaccacagcagcagcaggcccttCTGCCTCCTGGATGCCGGCTATCCGGAGGCCTTGGACATTTGCCTGCTGGAGCTGATCGTCATTGTCTTCCTCACCGTCCTCATAATCTCGGGCAACATTGTGGTCATCTTCGTCTTCCACTGTGCACCACTACTGAACCACCACACGACAAGCTACTTCATCCAGACCATGGCCTACGCTGACCTCCTGGTGGGTGTGAgctgcctggtgccttcactctCCCTGCTGCACTACCGGGTCACCTTCTTGCCGGAGTCTGTGATCTGCAAAGCCTTTGGCTACGTGGTCTCCGTGCTCAAGAGCGTCTCCATGACCTCCCTGGCCTGCATCAGCGTGGACAGGTACATCGCCATCACCAAGCCGCTGTCCTACAACACCCTGGTCACCCCCTGCCGCCTCCGGGTTTGCATCCTGTTCATCTGGCTGTACTCGGGCGCCGTGTTCCTCCCGGCTTTCTTTGACTGGGGAAAGCCCGGCTACCACGGGGATGTTTTTCAGTGGTGTGCTGACTCCTGGGACACCTGGGCCATCTTCAccctcttcatcatcatcatgctgTACGCGCCGGCAGCCTTCGTGGTCTGCTTCACCTACTTCAGCATCTTCCGCATTTGCCAGCAGCACACAAAAGAGATCAATGAGAGGCGTGTGCGGTTCAGCTCCCAAGAAGGGGAAGCGGCTGATGCCCAGCCATGCCCAGACAAGCGCTACGCCATGGTTCTCCTGCGCATCACCAGCGTCTTCTACATCCTCTGGCTCCCCTACATAATCTACTTCCTCCTGGAGAGCTCTTCTGTCTACCACAGCCGAGCAGCCTCCTTCCTGACCACCTGGCTTGCCATCAGCAACAGCTTCTGCAACTGTGTCATCTACAGCCTGTCCAACAGCGTCTTTCAGAAAGGCTTGAAGCGCCTCTCTGGCGCTGTTTGTGTCTCTTGCGCCAGGCACCGGGCGCCAAAGGAGTCCTCCGCCTCAAGGAGCAAAAGACCTTCAAATGGGTGTCATGCATAA